ggaagcaatcagatacgcatgtctcaggtgagcctcagtgggatgactttgagttctgtctgtcctttgtccaggaggcatttccttgtgggcaaattgttTGGTAGGTGTGTAGCTTTTTTGAATTTGTAGCTagcttatttaggaataaaatgggaagcAGGTTTGCCTGACATAGTTTCTAGGTTGACGTTtcccttggcttagtgattttgtggtctcaagatttattttcctttgaaaactcaTAAAAGTAGTATTTTTCTATCATAAAAAATATCCAACctgttttatcattttgaaaatgttaattttaatttgttttgttaatttttaaaggagaaattatttttcttttataataaatgcTGTATTTTCTTGAAAACTGTTCCATGAAGTATATGCTTCATTTGTATTACACTAGAGAAATATGTTATTAATTTAACCAAATGCTGAGCAATAAGTCCAGGTgcatggctcaagcctgtaatcccagcagtttgggaggtcgacGTGGcgagatcacttcagcccaggagttccagaccagcctggatgtcataacaaaaccccatctctataaaaaattttaaaaattatccaggtttggtggtgtgcgcctgtagtcccaactacttgggaggctgaagtgggaggatcacttgagcttgggagttggaggttgtagtgagctaagatggtgccactgcactccagcctaggcaacagactgAGATTGTGTCTCAAAGATTGAATTTGCTGAGAttaaaacaccacacacacacacacacacacacacacacacacacacacacagacaggttCACACACTAACATTTCAAAAGATTAAATCTTCCTTTAATTGACTGGGCAAAGGGCTGTCTTTTCTCACCCAACAGGTTAAATACTGCAGAGCTAATAGATTGGAGTGACTTCTGACCTAGTCACATCTTAAAGGAAaacttttcagtttttactttaaaagtaagTTGCCTTTGTTCTTTCTACTGCATAGCTTAGTAGGAAAAAGCAGGTACTGTTttgtaaaaaaagataaaaagttctGTAATGTGCCACATTTTGAGCAGTTTCTTCAGCCTCAAGAATCTCTGGCTTGTTCAAAACATATCTGGGTGACACTGGGAAAGTTAAGACGAGGCTGGAAAGAACCAAAGGAGAGGAATAAtttgacaataataataaaggggaaggaaaaaagagttgATGAAATTTCACCTAAAATGGGATTAACTTATCTTGTTGAATCAAGTTATCTATTTCTGgtcaatatatttataaaaaacaatagtttaagaagtttcttagaaaaaaaatcttacacaAAAGCTCCTTTCATTCGTGAAAatacttgtaaatatttttgctttaggagaaaatatgtgcTTTCAGGGATATTACGCTGGTCTCTTAAAAGTTTCCTTAAAATTCTTAGCTTGGAGTCACTGTTACTTGTAACTGGAGGTATTAGTCAGCCTTTGGGTTGGACTTATGAACTATGTACCTTGGAAATGCCACACAACCTACCAAATGTGATGAGGATACGAGGGCAATCAACTTGGGGCCTACCGCTCATGTGgaaatttgcttttcatttttcatgttaAAGAATGATTCCCACATTATGTACAGAAGTAATTTAGAACACTAAAATTATCTCAGTATCCTGAGGCTTCCTGAGGCTGGAGGCCATTTTCAGTATTGTAACAAAGTTTAGTAGTTTTGAGTGAGGTCTGTAGAGAAATGGAGACTGAGGAGGTGCCTTGTGAATGACTTAGATTTGGGACTCCCTTTGGTCCTCCCCCTTTGGTAATGTTATGGTTTGCTTTCACCAAAGTTATAGTCTTGCCTTTTTCAATATTTGtccatatttctgaatttttaaaaatatttatgataataatttatattcaaaatcTATAACAATTTTAATGGTAAGAGGATTGTATCTAAATTCAGTTCTTAATTCCATTgagataatatatacataaactcACAGGAAATGGGAATTCCAAAAGGTAGATTCTGAAGGCAGTGTCTTGACTGACTTCTATATCTGTTATGATTCTCTAGAGAGAAAGCATTTATCATGGAAATAAAGCGTTTGTTGTGGAAAAGAAGAGCTGAGGACTAAGCCAAGaaatttggctctttttttttttttttcctgtctgatACTCTCCTCTCCTTACCTCAAAAATCCTAATCttcccataacatcatgttgtataccttaaatatactcagtaaaatttatttgaaaaaaaatttctcaatCATCAACTCCTCTTCCTTGTACAAGAACAAGAATCCCCTGTACAAGCATCCTGGTAGATAATGTGTGGAGAGGTTTATGGTTATTTGTCTTTCCTCACTGAAGGGAAGCTGAGATTCAAGTTTGTTCTGGCAAACTATTTTCTAacattaaaattgtatttgtttccactttttatttgagaaacagTATGATAGTTGgatgaaagaaaattagaagatcAGAAATACATAATGGACactcagaaaatacaaatattctttcatatttttgaatatttttaattccttaagCATGCACTTACATGTTTTTGTATACTTCAActgtgtgtatttttgtattttatttcactttgtatTTTAGGCAAACTTATTTACATGTTGCATCATTATCTTTGTAACTAGTTCTGATATCTGCATACATTCTTTCAGGATGAAATACCGTATTTAAGCATTTCTTATCATTGGTATTGCTTATCAATTGGGTattgaatttgctttttattttttttcatttcatagatGCTACAATACATAGTGGTGAATACTACACATGTGAATATCTACACGTagctacataatttttattacaaaatcatTTTGAACTTATCCTTAGACAAGGGATTCCTAGTTCAAAGGATTTAGCTAGCATGTGTTCCAGTGATAAAACGCCTTTACAACAGGAATAAGAGCTTAAGTAGAATTTTAGATATATTCAGAATTTTAAGTTTCTAAATCtattttgagagaaaataatcttttttttttttcaaagggatGCTAATGACTAGCCAATGCTCTAGGAAGACATTGAGACCAGCCAACTTCTTGCCTTGATAACTACTGAAGAGACATTGGGTGGCTGGATTTTGAAAGCAGACTTCTGGGTAAGTGTCATTGTTTGGGTTTGGGGGATAGCAAAGACTTAGCAGAAGTGCTTTAAGAAGGAATTATCTGCACAATGAGCAAGGAAGACACTTAAAAATGCAACTTTAATAGGTGTAAATTGAATATAGAGCTTAGGAATACTAGTGGAGAGATAAGGTCAGGCATTATTACCTGGGGTTAAATTAGTTAAGATTTTCCGGGAGGATAAGGTTCTCTATTAGGGtacctatgtatttattttttattttgtaatagtatctttttcattaaaagacatttaaatttaattttattttagattaagggTTACATGTTCAAGTGTGTAACatgaatatattgcataatggtagggtttgggcttctagtgtacccatcacccagatTGTGACCaatgtacccaataggtaatttttcaatcctCATCCCCCTCCCAACCTGCTCCCTTTCAGAGTGCCCAGTGTCTACTgcttccatctttatgtccatgagtactcaTTGTTTAGTTCTcatttaaaagtgagaacatgcagtatttttctgtgtctgagttagttcatttaggataatgacctccagctctatccatgttgcttcaaagggcatgattttattatttttttatggctgcatagtattccatagtgtatatataccaaattttctttttccaatccaCCAATGaggaacacttaggttgattccatgactttgctcttgtgaatagtgctacaatgaagaTTTGAGTGAAGCTGTCTTTTTTATATAacgatttcttttcctttgagtagatagcCAATAGTGGGATTGCGAGGATgattggtagttctatttttagtcctttgggaaatctccatgctgttttccctagaggttgtactaatttacatttccaccagaaGTGTATAAGTGTGTCCTTTTTTCTGCATCCATGACAacattttttttgactttttagtaatagccattctgactggtgtaagatgatatctcattgcagtttagacttgcatttctctggtagttagtgatgttgagcattttctcatacaTTTATTGGcctcttgtatgtcttcttttgaaaaatgcctgttagtgtcctttgcccactttttaattgggttgtttgttttcttcttcaatttcgtttgagttcctcatagattctgggtattaatcCTTTGTCATAGGCACAATTAGCAAacattttgtcccattctgtaggttgtctgtttactctgttgatgatctcttttgctgtgcagatgctttttagtttaataaagtCCAGTttgttccatttttgtttttgttgcatttgcttttggggtcttagtcataaattagtCTGTCTAATAACTTAGTCTGTCTAGGCAAATGTCAGCTTTTCTCTGTAAACAGGTAAAGTTCTCTATTAGATACTTCAAACAAAAAGAAGACGTTATTCTTGATGCTAACTTCTAGGTCTAATCCTCAATTTTGTGCCAATTCTCTGTTCCAAGGCTTTGCATTAGATTTATGctgaggaaaaatatttcattgagtAAAATTTCAAGCATAGAAGTGTCCATTCTTTTTTGAAGACTTCTATGGGTAGAGACGTTCTCAATAGGCTCATTCTGccccatgtttttctttttctttttcctttctttcttgagacagagtctcattctgtcaccaaggctgaagtacagtggtgctatctcagctccctgcaacctctgcctcccaggttcaagtgattctcctgcctcaggctcctgagtagctgggattacagaagcctaccaccatgcttggctaatttttgtatttctagtggagatgaggtttcaccacgttggtcaggctggtctcaaactcctgacctcaggtgatccacctgccttggccttccaaagtgctcggattacaggcatgagccatcatgcccagctccCCATCTTTTTCTTACATAAAATGAACACGTGGAAatagatttaaatgttaatttcaataAGGTTAGCTTACTCCTTCCCTGAGATACAGGGAAAGCTAATCCtttattccatttccttttccctGTCCCTGCCATTCAGGCATTAGTATTGATGGTTGGTATTTAAAAGCAATTAGTTTTTCCCCCTAATATtattttaggtgaagattatctaGGTCCTGAATAAagaagtttataaatatttaaactacAAGAATATTTAGCTACTTTATATGTTCTAAACATGAGGGAAAATTCATTATCTTCAAAACATGAGACTATAATAGtccttatgattttattttattctgactATGGTGATCTCTTTAGAGTCATTTATTTTTCAGCAATGGGAATGACTGGATAATTTGCTATGGTAAGGACACATGTTCCTGGGAAGAATAGTATAATTCTTGTTATAATTTCATATAGCAGTGTACTACTAatctaattaaaaagaaagtttccaatTCCCTCCTAGAATCACAGAACATTTAACTATATCTTCTTGCAGGTAATTTTTGCAAATACTAAATGCTGagtatatacataatttaatttcttGACCTTTGCCCAGACCATTTTATTGTACCACTTTTGTGGTTTAATACAGCTAAAGTATGTGCTACAACACTTCACTTTGTCACAATCAGAATCACAACACAATCTTACTTATCAAATGctataaaaagatgaaaatctaCATATTGCTTTTCTTAAGTTAGGCTAGAACTGATCCTTTTAGTAGAAAATACAAAGtagtaaaatgttttattaacttTAGGCATGGGAGTACATTATTGTAAGATGTGATCGAGCAGCGTACCAAGGAGCCTTTCAGCTTGTTTGGTAGAAGTTTTTGGTTGATTCAATAAATTCAACCAAACTGTTGATTTACTACTTCTGGCAGAAGTGAGTTTGCtcccctttgaaaaaaaaaaaaaaagtgaaaaaagagaaaaaaagaaagaaagagaaaaatgaaatttcacaATTCTATGAAAGGTTGTTTTAGTATATGGCAGACCGCTAGAAAGTGGTCTTTCAAGAAGCAAGAAACAGAATGAGAGGATCaacttggaatttattttccttcaatggGATTTTGCTAAGGCATTGCTTGGTACAGCATTCTGTACAACcagaaaggcaaaaggaaaatagCTACATTCTCCTCTCTGTAGGCCCAGTAGTgatttgggaagatgagaaaaatgttaaCTAGTATAGAGTTTGTATCATACATGAGAGGAAATAATTTCATAGATTCAAACACAGGAGTAGATCCTCCATcttctaaaatgaaattaaacccCCTGCACTTAAAGTTGAGAACTTGGTGAAGCTTACATTCTTTATTATGAAATGCATCATAACAAtgtattctgtatttctttttcagttatagGTGATGCAACTTGAAAAACAATCCTGAAACATGaaacaagaataataatatttaaatgtaactTAATCATTATACCTCTTTATCCATCAAAGTGAATTCATTCCATTCCCTTTCATCTGTGCTCATACTTTGCATCAGATATTGGGTAAACCAAAGTGTGtaggaagaaataaatgttttcatagtCATTACTCTTTACAATGGGAGTGCTAAAATTCAAGCACATCTTTTTCAGAAGCTTTGTTAAATCAAGTGGAGTATCCCAGATAGTTTTCACCTTCCTTCTGATTCCATGTTGCTTGACTCTGAATTTCAGAGCACCTCCTGTTATTCCAAATGTGCCTTTCCTCTGGGCCTGGAATGCCCCAAGTGAATTTTGTCTTGGAAAATTTGATGAGCCACTAGATATGAGCCTCTTCTCTTTCATAGGAAGCCCCCGAATAAACGCCACCGGGCAAGGTGTTACAATATTTTATGTTGATAGACTTGGCTACTATCCTTACATAGATTCAATCACAGGAGTAACTGTGAATGGAGGAATCCCCCAGAAGATTTCCTTACAAGACCATCTGGACAAAGCTAAGAAAGACATTACATTTTATATGCCAGTAGACAATTTGGGAATGGCTGTTATTGACTGGGAAGAATGGAGACCCACTTGGGCAAGAAACTGGAAACCTAAAGATGTTTACAAGAATAGGTCTATTGAATTGGTTCAGCAACAAAATGTACAACTTAGTCTCACAGAGGCCACtgagaaagcaaaacaagaatTTGAAAAGGCAGGGAAGGATTTCCTGGTAGAGACTATAAAATTGGGAAAATTACTTCGGCCAAATCACTTGTGGGGTTATTATCTTTTTCCGGATTGTTACAACCATCACTATAAGAAACCCGGTTACAATGGAAGTTGCTTcaatgtagaaataaaaagaaatgatgatcTCAGCTGGTTGTGGAATGAAAGCACTGCTCTTTACCCATCCATTtatttgaacactcagcagtctcCTGTAGCTGCTACACTCTATGTGCGCAATCGAGTTCGGGAAGCCATCAGAGTTTCCAAAATACCTGATGCAAAAAGTCCACTTCCGGTTTTTGCATATACCCGCATAGTTTTTACTGATCAAGTTTTGAAATTCCTTTCTCAAGTAAGTAAATCAGGGTATGAGGGCTAGGAAATGAAATTCACAAAAGATGTTGAttgaaatttaatattatttttgaagggAGTGAAATCTAGCTTTTAATATTAGTCAGGAATGTGTACACAAGTAGATCAACATTATTATATGAATGCAAAACAAGAATACGCTTAATCTTTAATGTAATCTCTTTATCTCTTAGTAAGCCGGGAGAATTAGGTAGTATAGACAGTGTATgaactcagtttcttttttttttctttcttaggccTCGTCTCTTTTCAATAGAAGTGATTGAAACAATAATAGTATCTTATTTGTTTTATAGTAAGGCAATGGCTGTGTAAGAGATAGAAATAGTggggaaatattaaaattattattattgggtCAGCATGCTTAGCTTTTGCGTTGCTGTCCTATGTATAgcactttcatttcatttttatctgcTAACTCTTTCTGTCACATTTTCCAGGATGAACTTGTGTATACATTTGGCGAAACTGTTGCTCTGGGTGCTTCTGGAATTGTAATATGGGGAACCCTCAGTATAATGCGAAGTATGGTAAGTTGAATTGGTAGAAAATAGGTGAAAATATTTCTATGTTTAATGTTTTTGGGGATTGTTTTggtattaaataagaaaataagtagtACTATGCTTGGCATGTAGtaataggtgctcaattaatACTGGCTGAATCAAAATACATTTGTGTGGTGGTTGTAAGGCAGAAAATAGTATACCCATTTTCCAGTGGGGAAATAGAAATTTAGTGAATAATTGAATTTCTCTAGGCTACATGACTATTAAGAAGCAAAAACAGGACTACAATCTCAATTTTATGGCATGGTGTTTTGTGTCAGAAGATAGGTCCTTGTTCCTTTACTCTTGTTTAATTCTCTATATCAGATCTTTATCCCCCACCTCATCAACCTTGTTGACTCAATAGGAAAGCTGTTGTATGGACATTGCTGAGTTGAAgctgaattttttcttctctggtgGTTGTGGAAATACCAATGATGAACATGCCATGAAGAATGCCAGATGAAGCTCATGGCCCAAGGGTCCTATCTCAGGACCTCAGCGAATAGTCTATACTCTAGTAGTCTAAGAAAGCCTTTGAGAAGCATTATATTCATCTCTTATTCTTTGGATAGAATAGACATGACAtagtctttatttaaaaatactcaacagCAGTTACATTTATGAGAATTTTTTAAGGTAATCTGAGCCCATCTGCCTATTTTGCATAACTCTTTTGTCTTTAATTTGATCtctaatataaagaaataacaaaaaatataagtTCAGAAGAAGGTATATGGCCCTTGGTAAAGTATTTTATGTGTCAGAAAATCATtgtaaaatgataattttctttagtaaattcttaatttttattagttGTTTCCCCAAATCCATAAACTCCCTTCTCAAATGtcctattatttaaaaacttataaatatttataaattctccatactattttcttttctttttaaaaaaactgaaagctcCACTCTTACTCTGAGGAGGAGTGAATCAGGCATTCCTCAATGAATAGGTTGACATGACATACTATTTAAGTGTCATGCTTGTTTTTTAATGGCACTTTAAGCTTAGATTCAAATTCTACTACTATGTCTCTCAAATCATCTTCAGTATTATCCATACCAGAGACAGTCCTTCAActtttatatgattattttctCCTTAATGGCATTGTCCCAAAATTGTTCCCTATAGACTCTGTTGTATATATTTCTGCTATCTTTCTCAACTTCTgatcattttaaataatagatcTATCATTACTTCCCCTTTTTTCTATGCCATTTGTAATCAATAGTCATGGATTACATGTTATGTTTTCTCTGATTCATTGACAACTTAAGAAACCGATAATTGCAAGTTTACTTGCAGTTACTGGAACTGAcataaaacaaatgcaaatgaGCCATTTCTTTTCGTTCCATTTTATTATATCTGGTGGTGTGACAGAGCCAGCCCTACTGCTCCCAGCTGAGACCTAATTGTTAAATATTCAGGGATTTTGTGAACCAGTTGTTAATCActgccattattaaaaattaaatgataaaaacttacaataaaaaattatgttaaaaacagGTGACACATTTCAATATACCAATTATTTTACCTCATTTTACCATGATCCATGCTCTTGAGATTATTTACATCTTTTGCATCTTTATAAATGGAAATACTATGTAATAATGTGCTACTTCACACCATGGTACCATAATGTGTAATGGTGGTGTACTTGATTCCCAGATCTGCATTCAGTAATGTTTGGgaggtagcttgaaattggccatggcaGGAGTATTTACACTATGGATATATATACAAATGATAAGAACCAGGTCTTACCTATTAGAGAGCcaattttaatgtatttccaTAGACTACAAAGTATGCAGGTTAATGATTCTCAAGCCATTCTCATCCTTTTACTACTCTTTGTGTAACCCTTGTCTCTGTGGAGTTGAGAAAGCAACTGCAATGTTATTTGAACTTGGTATAAATTCTCATGTCCCTTATATTGGGAACATAGTGTTGAAGAATATTGACAAAGTCTATGTACTCTTGGAACTTATGAGTACTTAAAAAGTACACAAGTAAGAGACATATTTGATATGGTAAGTGCTATACAGAGAATTTAAACAGAGATATGGAGAGTTTAACAAGGAAGTTATCAGAGAAGGGCATTGTCTAATTTAAAGCTGCCATCAGAATGACAAGATGAAGTCAATTGTGTTAAAAATTAGAGGAAAGACCATTCCAAGCAGTGGGAACAGTAAATGCAGTTTGAAATGAACCTGCCGTGCTAGTGAAATAGCTACTATATCTAAGGTAGAATGGATGTGGGAAGGTTGTACAAGAGGAAGCAAGGGTTATACAATGTCACACTGTGCACAAGTCAAGAGAAGAAGTTGAATTTCATTCAAAACACCATTCAAAAATATTGGATTGTTACGAAGATGGatggtgtattagttttctattgctttcATAAAAATTACAACAGACTTAGTGGgttaaaaaaacagaagaaatttgTTATCTTGTAGTTCTCAGATCAGAAGAAGTCCAATATGGGTTTCAATGGAATAAAATCAAAGTGACAGCAGGGCTGAATTCCTTTCTAGGAGAAGATACTTTCTCATTTGGGTTGTTGGCAGATTCACTTTCTTGTGCTTATAGCAATGAGATCCCCATTATCTGGCTGGCTACTGGCAAATGGCTATTTCCAGCTTTTAGAGGCCAGTACATTCCTTAGCTCATGGCCCTCTTCTTTCTTAAAGTCAGCCAAGGTGGGTTGAATCTCTCTTACACTTTGAATCTCTCCTTCCTTCAGTTTATCTTTCTAACCCTGCTTGAAAAGTTTCTATACTTTCAAGGACTCATGTAATTACATTGAGTCCATCttgataattcaggataatctcccctTCTGAAGATCCattccttaatcacatctgcaaagtctcttttgtcaCATAAGTTCACATTGTCACAGGTTCCAGGGAATTAGGATGCAGACATTTTTGGGTATCAGTTATTCTGCCAACAATAGATGGCATCATCTCaaggaagatgaaaagaaatatattcagatgGAAGCTGCCAAGATTCCTTCACATGCCTGCATATCTACCACTGCCACTTCCTTTGGCCTGATAAAGTATTAGCACAACCACCTCACTCAATGGAACTGTTGATTATGAAAAAAAGTGATCAACTTCAATATTTCTCAAAGGACAGTGTCCAGGGTTTAGAACATACCAGTCTCAAGATGAAGATGAATCATTTTAGTTAGTCATCGCTCATACTCTGCCAAATTTGTAAAAGAGTTGTCATTATTTACCCATAACTTGActatatataacatttaatagAAAGTATAGTCAGTTGAACCCGTTTAATGTATTCGAGCCAGCAATTTATA
The sequence above is a segment of the Homo sapiens chromosome 7, GRCh38.p14 Primary Assembly genome. Coding sequences within it:
- the SPAM1 gene encoding hyaluronidase PH-20 isoform 1 (isoform 1 is encoded by transcript variant 1), encoding MGVLKFKHIFFRSFVKSSGVSQIVFTFLLIPCCLTLNFRAPPVIPNVPFLWAWNAPSEFCLGKFDEPLDMSLFSFIGSPRINATGQGVTIFYVDRLGYYPYIDSITGVTVNGGIPQKISLQDHLDKAKKDITFYMPVDNLGMAVIDWEEWRPTWARNWKPKDVYKNRSIELVQQQNVQLSLTEATEKAKQEFEKAGKDFLVETIKLGKLLRPNHLWGYYLFPDCYNHHYKKPGYNGSCFNVEIKRNDDLSWLWNESTALYPSIYLNTQQSPVAATLYVRNRVREAIRVSKIPDAKSPLPVFAYTRIVFTDQVLKFLSQDELVYTFGETVALGASGIVIWGTLSIMRSMKSCLLLDNYMETILNPYIINVTLAAKMCSQVLCQEQGVCIRKNWNSSDYLHLNPDNFAIQLEKGGKFTVRGKPTLEDLEQFSEKFYCSCYSTLSCKEKADVKDTDAVDVCIADGVCIDAFLKPPMETEEPQIFYNASPSTLSATMFIWRLEVWDQGISRIGFF
- the SPAM1 gene encoding hyaluronidase PH-20 isoform 2 (isoform 2 is encoded by transcript variant 3) yields the protein MGVLKFKHIFFRSFVKSSGVSQIVFTFLLIPCCLTLNFRAPPVIPNVPFLWAWNAPSEFCLGKFDEPLDMSLFSFIGSPRINATGQGVTIFYVDRLGYYPYIDSITGVTVNGGIPQKISLQDHLDKAKKDITFYMPVDNLGMAVIDWEEWRPTWARNWKPKDVYKNRSIELVQQQNVQLSLTEATEKAKQEFEKAGKDFLVETIKLGKLLRPNHLWGYYLFPDCYNHHYKKPGYNGSCFNVEIKRNDDLSWLWNESTALYPSIYLNTQQSPVAATLYVRNRVREAIRVSKIPDAKSPLPVFAYTRIVFTDQVLKFLSQDELVYTFGETVALGASGIVIWGTLSIMRSMKSCLLLDNYMETILNPYIINVTLAAKMCSQVLCQEQGVCIRKNWNSSDYLHLNPDNFAIQLEKGGKFTVRGKPTLEDLEQFSEKFYCSCYSTLSCKEKADVKDTDAVDVCIADGVCIDAFLKPPMETEEPQIFYNASPSTLSATMFIVSILFLIISSVASL